A window of Rhododendron vialii isolate Sample 1 chromosome 13a, ASM3025357v1 contains these coding sequences:
- the LOC131315175 gene encoding uncharacterized protein LOC131315175 isoform X1, which produces MRLMRTLYRKDQKFGPVKLGTSYHGAILKEEVCMGIVGVGSTVLSEAFEFKEEKEGSSIRHFPISGLLPDLLADIEGSGGLLSTLESNKKMMFLVWSIPFA; this is translated from the exons ATGAGGCTGATGAGAACATTATATAGAAAGGATCAGAAGTTTGGTCCAGTAAAACTTGGCACCTCTTATCATGGTGCCATCCTCAAAGAAGAAGTATGCATGGGCATTGTCGG CGTAGGGTCAACGGTGTTGTCGGAGGCATTTGAATTCAAGGAAGAGAAGGAAGGGTCCAGCATCAGGCACTTTCCTATTTCAG GTCTTCTTCCTGACTTGCTAGCAGACATAGAGGGGAGTGGAGGCTTATTGTCCACACTGGAGTCAAATAAAAAGATGATGTTCTTAGTTTGGTCAATACCCTTTGCCTGA
- the LOC131315175 gene encoding uncharacterized protein LOC131315175 isoform X2 — MVPSSKKKYAWALSGSTVLSEAFEFKEEKEGSSIRHFPISGLLPDLLADIEGSGGLLSTLESNKKMMFLVWSIPFA, encoded by the exons ATGGTGCCATCCTCAAAGAAGAAGTATGCATGGGCATTGTCGG GGTCAACGGTGTTGTCGGAGGCATTTGAATTCAAGGAAGAGAAGGAAGGGTCCAGCATCAGGCACTTTCCTATTTCAG GTCTTCTTCCTGACTTGCTAGCAGACATAGAGGGGAGTGGAGGCTTATTGTCCACACTGGAGTCAAATAAAAAGATGATGTTCTTAGTTTGGTCAATACCCTTTGCCTGA